From a region of the Thermodesulfovibrionales bacterium genome:
- a CDS encoding ACT domain-containing protein produces the protein MTRGKKVKQLEFDMPDRPGLLSEVTTALAAAKVNISSICAYGMEGKAFFMLITDGNAKAKKALAKLGAKAEEEDVFAVEMPNKAGELQKVAKKIADAGININYVYGATATGKTATCIFSSSDNKKALKVLSK, from the coding sequence ATGACGAGAGGGAAAAAGGTGAAACAGTTAGAGTTCGACATGCCGGACAGGCCAGGGTTGCTTTCAGAGGTCACGACCGCCCTTGCAGCGGCGAAAGTGAATATCAGTTCAATTTGCGCTTACGGAATGGAGGGGAAGGCGTTCTTCATGCTCATCACCGACGGCAATGCGAAAGCCAAGAAAGCTCTTGCGAAGCTTGGAGCAAAGGCTGAAGAAGAAGACGTATTCGCGGTAGAAATGCCGAACAAGGCAGGAGAACTGCAGAAGGTAGCCAAGAAGATCGCGGACGCAGGAATTAATATCAACTACGTGTACGGTGCAACCGCCACAGGGAAAACCGCGACCTGCATTTTTTCTTCATCGGACAACAAAAAGGCCCTGAAGGTACTGAGCAAGTAA